The Littorina saxatilis isolate snail1 linkage group LG1, US_GU_Lsax_2.0, whole genome shotgun sequence nucleotide sequence GTTCAGAAGCAAATCTTATTATGCCCAGTAATGTGTATTTATGAGTCGAGGAACTAGGGTTTTATATAATCTTACTTTTAATGTCATATGTTTGTGACTTTTCATGCAACGTCAGAAATCAAAGATATTGATGAATGAGAGTATTTGCTTTTGCTATTGCTcctgattggtgtgtgtgtgcgcgcgcattttatgtacatgtatttactAAATCCATGTGTGTGCAGAAAGTGTGCAATTTTTATATGCATGTATTTgtgactagatgaatacccgcttcgccgggtacggcttcgccgggaagaagtcaagccgaatacccggctgcgccgctttgccggcgcaccgcacgaaggaagggagataaacgcgcaaaacactggagaagagtaatacccggctttgccgggacagtgaccttctaaaaatagtataacgggaatatggattgagcgttgtcgacagtgaccttctaaaaatagaaacgggaatatggattgacgccacacgaaggaagggagataaacgctgaaaacactggagaagataaggaagagttactggaaatggatccagagaaaaaccaaaatccgtTCAgcactgcgcgctgagagcacgagttgaaatatctcatcgaccaggttatgtccggggtgtacctgaatatgcccaccaaatttgaaacagatccatcgagaaccttgggcgtgcattgcgaacacacagacacacagacacaagtcgtatatatatatagattacctccatgcgtgtgtgtttttgtgtgtaagtgtgcgtgtttgtgtaccTACATGCACAAGCACAAGGCAACCGATTGCAATCCATGGAGGCCTCCCCAGAATAATTCAAACATCAACGGTAAACCCAGATTTTATTCCTCTCACTTACAAACAACACTTCGATCAGCCCTTAACATTCAAGAAGAACAGCTGACTTTTAATCTGGAGGCCCAGTCTGGCGGTGGATCAGCTAATCCCATGCGTTCTGCTTTTTCCTGGTATGTAAATGGATTCTTGAAGATGCTATGCAAGTCATTCAATACTGAAAAATCATTCTTTTCCACTTTCTCTACTGCTAACTGGGCGATCCAGTTTCTCAAGATGTATCGAGGATTTGTCTTTTGCATTATcgcttgtctctttgtgtctgtctgttcttctgCTTGTAATCTTTTGACATACATTTTCACCCATCCAGAAAACCATTCATGTGTGTCAACTTTCTTCAATGCCCAAAATGTCATACTAATTTCACCACTTTTTAATTTGGCAAGATCTATTTCGCTAAGTTCCCTGAAAGTCATTGTGAAGTCTGCCTTGGTGTCTGACATGATTCGCAATAACACAGCGACAAGGTTTTCGTCTTCTTCCACATGGCTTGCACTTAACCCTAGCTTTTCACGGAATATTTCCATGAACTTTAACCTATATTGATCACCATAATTTGACAACATTTTCTGTGATAATAATTTTTCTTTTTCACTCCACAAAGGGAGAAGAGCATGTCGTAGCTTTTCCAGATTGAAAGCCCCAACATCTGGTTGGTTTTCATAGGAGTAACGGCCCTCATCGTCTGACGTATTTGGAATAAATTTAGGATCGTAGGCATCAAGAAAGCCAAAAGGTCCATAGTCTATGGTGATAGATAACAAACTAAAATTGTCTGTATTGCATACACCATGTGTGAACCCCACACTCTGCCAAAGAGCTATCATAAAAGCTGTTTCTCGCACAAGTTCTTGAAAAAAGGCCAGATATTTTCCAAAGTCATTTGTATCAATCGCCGGAAAATATTCAGAAATAACAAAGTCGACCAGCTGTTTTAACAGTTTTGTTTTGCCAGAGACTGTGAGGATCTCTAATGAGCCAATACGAAACCATGATCTTGCCAAACGAAGCACGACAGCCATCTTTTCACGTCGAGGATGTCCGTCGTAAAACTTGTCCCTGATGACTGTGTCATTACTGACAACAATGGAGGCTGCTCTGGATGTAGGTATTCCTGcaaaaaacagtcatcaaaATTCTTATTTGCAATCAGCTTGCATTCTGTCAAATAAGTAATTTAGTCATTGAATAGCTGACAAGCAACTGCAGAACATTCTTGCAAGGTTCTGATCGTAAAGATCGAATGCCTTTGGATCCATGcaacttaaagccatatgtactcgatgactatacacgctaattgctttaccaacagctggagacatgctaaattaagttccctgcaaaatattgtggtctaggaccccttcaatgttgagatatgttaattttcatttttatctggatcgtcctatttatagatttgccaacagaggtagcgttgacgcaagggaaataactccgcgtctttgtttacatccaaagtttttgagactctaaaacaagctgtaatgcatgtatatggtccgcgcatggcgacatatcgtcattacatggtcttatggtgcgtttgacatcgattatgggcaaactacactttgtaaacacgggagcgcgtacatatgcctttaatctCACCACACTGATATAAgcacatctatatctatatacggcttgtgtctgtctgtctgtctgtctgtgtcacttcgcgatgcacggccaaagttctcgatggatctgcttcaaatttggtgggcatattcaggtagaccccggacacaatctggtcgatgaaaattttgaacacgtgctctcagcgcgcagcgctcaaccgattttggtttttctgtacacccattcccagtaactcttccttatcttctccagtattttgcgcgtttatctcccttccttcgtgtggcgtcaattgCGTACAATGCGCCTGCGAAGCCGGCCtacacccggcgaagccgggtattcggctctacttcttcccggtgaagccgggtacccggcgaagcgggtattcatctagtattatTTATTTGAGCATGTACATAAATAGAGTAAAATAATTATGTACAGATAACACATGCACAGCAATCGTATAAGTCTTCTAATCACAATACCTACAGCTGCTCATTCCTAAGACTCGCCATGATTGATCGGGTgaatcaacaaaaacaaaaattgtcttGAGGATAGTGCTGTCTTGTTCATTTAATGTTTCTTGTTATCTAAGGTGCAAGGTAACTGCATAGTTCTGCATTAGCTCTCATTGTTTCTTCCTATTTAGTGTGGTTACATcctaatgtatcgattggacattggatttcccttctttgagccatgtgacgtcagaggcctacaaaacttgaTATTTGAGcatttcaggttgaccgaaacttcaaaggaactacaaaacacacgtcatttgtttgattgcatgtgtgtgtgctggttcaatcgtcaaaacaacaacaaagccagtacatgacgtgtgttttgtagttcctttgaagtttcggtcaacctgaaacgcccaaatatgaagcttatgtgtttgattgcatgtgtgtgtgctcgttcaatcgtcaaaacaacaacaaagtcagtacctgaaaggaattcgatcgatacataaatgttattagcgtttttgaccaaaatatgacattttacacagatctcgacagtcattgttcttcgaggtgaacaatgactgtcgagatctgtgtaaaatgtcatattttggtcaaaaacacaTATAACGTACATTGTTTCTTTAGTTTGAAGTACATGTAAATGCACACAGAATGTACACAAACCCACTGCAGAACTCTCCCAGTTTATAATGGTGTATTTGGAATGCATTTTTGTGAGACTGCAAAACAGACAGCTTTAAGGTGGTCTTTAATTGTGCCAGAATTGGACTTCTcaaagacttcacaaagtcttttAACTGAAAACTTTGTGCTAAAGCTTCATGCGGCCAACTTCACGAAGTATACtttgcgtagtcgacttcgttcagttaaggacaggctttacagAAGCAAAAACTTTCAAGAACTACAATTAAGTACAAACCTAGATGATACATCGCCTCACTGCACAGAAACTCTCTGACAGATGACCGGATCACAGCTCTCCCGTCACCTTGTCGAGAGTATGGCGTCAACCCTGATCCTTTCAGCTGAAGCTCCCATCGTTCACCTTTTCTGTTAACGTATTCTCCCAGCATCACCGCTCTGCCATCTCCTAACTGGCCTGCCCAGTAGCCAAACTGATGCCCACCGTAACGGTGTGACAGAGGGATCGCTGACTCTCTTTCCAGGTCACCACTCACAAACTTAACAAAATCTCCTGAAGAAGCAACTGAAGGAGAAAGGTCCAGGATATCCGCAAGAGTGTCGTCTGAAACGGCTGCAAGTCTGGAGCCTGATCTGAAGGGAATGGGATACACAACACTGAACACAGCTTCTGGCACTTGTCGGATGACATTTGTTGTCACTGGGTCAATGGGTAATGTCATGTATAGCCGATGATCTGTCGGAAAAGACCATGACTGAAAATCAGCAATAAGATTCTCCCTCTCTATGGGGTAGAATAAAAACTCCTTCTGATCCGCTGGCTTTAGAAAATATGGACATGTACAAGTGATGAGTTTAGTGTGATTTTTGCATTCAAATACAACTGGAAATACGCTGCATGCTGCAGGTTTCAGCTTCAGATTATGTGATGTGGAGCATTTTGGGAGGGTTCGCCCACAATCAGAAACACTGATAGAAAGCAACAGCAACACGCAGAGAAACTGAATGGAGCATTTCCCATTTTGCACAACTTTTGCGTTTTCCATCGTTTTTTACACAAAAGAAATGGTCCGAGATGTGTTTCAAAAAAATTCGTACTGCATTCCAAGATTTCGCTTGCACGCGCGAGCAATACCTGTTTCTGGACacatttgttgtttttgctcAATTTGCGTGgatgaagcagacgattttctGCTCCCACGTAAACAGTCTTGGAGGAACCAACGATAGGCTAACCAAAACTAGACGTATTTTATCTTTTCAACAAAAGAACGCTCAAGGGAGAcacctctctccccctctttctctctctctaaacacccgtgtgtgtgtgtgtgtgtgtgtgtgtggacgggCGGTCAAACATCACTTACAATGAAAAACAGAAAGTGACAATCATGCCATAGACAATTATGCACAACTTGAGCTAATCTCCCTTTTCACATTCATTGGTGcattatttttaaaaacaaatcttagCTGTATATATCAGTATAGGCCTATGTGTGTGTACTGTAACGATAAATAAACTAGAAGAATGTAACAATCATAAAAGCAGGCTAGTAAACAAGGAACAGAAGGAGAAATGGGAATGATAACAAAAGTGAAAGGAACCCTTTATTCCTCTGAATTCGTGGGAATAAAGAAACACAGAGTGTTGTTGTAGctgtaattgttttgttttgttgtagcTGTTATGTTTCTTTTTAGATTTCATTTTAAGTAATCATATGTGGTATTGGCATAATTATATTTCAAAAGAAATTGTTCCATGCTTTTTCTTATCATTGACACTACAGTTTAacattcatttttatttttcagttaGATCCAGTTAATCGTATCACCAGATCCGTGTTTACTCctacataaaaacaaacactgtacattgtagtttctttgataAAAAGCACTTTctataaaataaacaatatgtACCCGTTTTCAAGCGCCTATGGTTCCATCTTTCCCCAAATGGTAAACCACGTGACTCCGTCAGCGTTGGCCTTGAGGTGCAAAATGGCGGCGACCATGCTCGTACGACTTGCCAAACAAACATCTCGTGTCACTGCCCTTGCTCTGCGCCAACAGACTTTCGTTGCGAGCTGTTTGCAGCCATTTTCATCGTCACGTCTACTAGCCAGTGAGTAATTAAGCATACTGCTGTCTTCCATCTTAGAAGTCTGTTTTCGCTAAAGAGGGCACTGACTTTCGATCAAGTATCGCAGCGGACACTTGCACGGCTGTCAAGTGCGgttcactttctttctttctttctttctttatttggtgtttaacgtcgttttcaaccgttcaaggttatatcgcgacggggaaaggggggggggggggggcgggatagagccacttgttaattgtttcttgttcacaaaagcattaatcaaaaatgtgctccaggggcttgcaacgtagtacaatatatgaccttactgggagaatgcaagtttccagtacaaaggacttaacatttctcacatactgcttgactaatgTTTCCATGGTTAAACAGCTAGAGCGAGGACAGCGTAGGTCAGTGGATAGTGATGCAAGGGATCGTCATGCTCATGATGTGGATGACCGCGTTATGCCCTTACCTTGAAGACCCTCTCTTTACCTGAACAGACATCCAACTGCAAGCTTGCAAAAAGCTGTACAAAAGGTCGAGGAGTTTTTGCGTAATTATTACCACAAAATATAGTGATAAATAAATGAATCATTAAAAGCAGCGAAAGAATTACAGTCATGATAAAATAAACATTGTTGAGTGAAGGGTGTCATTTACTGTAAATTGAGAAATGACATGGTTTAATTGTTCTGCTTCAAACCAAGTAGTGAAGTACTGAAGAAGGCACCTGTTATGACACAAGCCTGTTATGCTCAAAGTGCACTAAGCCACATGCCTGTTATGTCACAGGCCCCATATTTGATTTCAGATGTCCCTCTTTGTGCCATTAAATccaacttttttcttcttcttttttcttttcatttattttttttttagctttttTTCCCCATCCTCAGTACATATTCTTTTTGAATTGTTATTTAaatcctttctttctcttgaaAGCAATTGTATGGAATAAATGTTCCACTGAGCATGTTCTGTCATGCCTCTTCTAATCCTACACAGTTTTAAGTAACCTAATGGATTATTCATCGAGTTAGCAAACCCAAGTTCTTCAGGTCCCATGAAAGTTATCCGAGTCACTGTCAGCTGTGCAGTGTGGTATTAAATCTTCATTTGTACTGTTAACAGTGTGtgcaactgtctgtctgtgcttcTTCCTAAGGATCTTCATAGATATTGTTAAGAGTTTATTTGTGTATCTGCCAGTACCATGCAGTCTATAGAGTAAAAGTGCATGTCAATGAGTTTGTGGGTAATTTTACAATGACACATGTATGTTTTCTCTGTTCTTAACAGCCAACAGATGAGTTGACATGCTTTGGAAATTAGAACACATACAGTTCAAAGTGCAGGTCAGGTTCACCAGAAGTGGGTCAGCTGATAGGGATAGCACTGTCCCTGAAAAGGAGAGCGGAAAATGAAAACGGTGATCAAAGTCAGCAGTTAGTGCATACCTTTGTTTGCTGACTCTCAGCATGAATAAGATTAAGATCTCAGTAACCTGAGGTTAAAAATCTTCCACCCGAACCTTGTTGTTTGAGAGTGGCATTTTACCGGTCATTTTCCCTCAAAGTCAAAGACGGCGTCATTCCACTTCCAGCCATGCATGTGGCAGGGTTAAATCCGGCATCGCATGCAAAATTATTACCCTGAGAGTAAAAGCTCaggaacaaagaagaagaaacagtcaTTTGGAGGAATGGGAAATTACTGCATGGAGAAAAAATATTAAACATTAGAAAAACCCAATCTAGGCAAGGTGAATGTATAGATCTAATACTCAGAAGAAACCCAAAGTCAACTTGTATAAatacttaggccaaaaaaaaaatagtctgtgtacggtaacataggcaaaaaaaatagggtcggtaggtcggaattttttttcttttttttcaaaaaaccccatatattagtttttaagttattttgccaaaaaacaaaggctttttttgttgtttgtccaaatgccaaaaaaaagtctagggtcgcgcgaaaaaatagggtcggtcgggataccgtaaacagactttttttgttgttggccttatgGATTATGCATCTCTATGCATGTGAATgagctttaaaaaaacaacactatCTCTGCCcctacacacactctcacctgTATGAAAAGcatgtggtgagaaagagtaggcggatagcttcagataggtcccatgtccttgcccacctctatgaactccttccctctggccgtagacttcgcacgcacaaagctaggacactcaggctgcaaaacagcttcatccccaaatccatcacccttggcaacatgtaaacacatccacatacccgactcagcccctcttctgctagtgcaatcagtagtaatgtacatatgtattggttttatgtacgtccgtattttttctgtgatatat carries:
- the LOC138968855 gene encoding protein adenylyltransferase SelO-like is translated as MENAKVVQNGKCSIQFLCVLLLLSISVSDCGRTLPKCSTSHNLKLKPAACSVFPVVFECKNHTKLITCTCPYFLKPADQKEFLFYPIERENLIADFQSWSFPTDHRLYMTLPIDPVTTNVIRQVPEAVFSVVYPIPFRSGSRLAAVSDDTLADILDLSPSVASSGDFVKFVSGDLERESAIPLSHRYGGHQFGYWAGQLGDGRAVMLGEYVNRKGERWELQLKGSGLTPYSRQGDGRAVIRSSVREFLCSEAMYHLGIPTSRAASIVVSNDTVIRDKFYDGHPRREKMAVVLRLARSWFRIGSLEILTVSGKTKLLKQLVDFVISEYFPAIDTNDFGKYLAFFQELVRETAFMIALWQSVGFTHGVCNTDNFSLLSITIDYGPFGFLDAYDPKFIPNTSDDEGRYSYENQPDVGAFNLEKLRHALLPLWSEKEKLLSQKMLSNYGDQYRLKFMEIFREKLGLSASHVEEDENLVAVLLRIMSDTKADFTMTFRELSEIDLAKLKSGEISMTFWALKKVDTHEWFSGWVKMYVKRLQAEEQTDTKRQAIMQKTNPRYILRNWIAQLAVEKVEKNDFSVLNDLHSIFKNPFTYQEKAERMGLADPPPDWASRLKVSCSS